Proteins encoded in a region of the Candidatus Nanosynbacter sp. HMT-352 genome:
- a CDS encoding type II secretion system F family protein — MKKYDYEARDSASNKIVKSVVQADSENAAAKLLTSQGFVPLKIELQDDKTSLFAKFSGRITTKDKVVFTRQLATLIGAGLPLAQSLRTVQEQTTNKRMQEIVQEIISDVEGGKSLSDSFAKHPEAFNKVYVALVSAGETSGTMDDSLKRLAAQQEKDAAMMSKIRGAMMYPSIVLVVIILVIGFMLFTVVPQVEGLYRDLNKELPFVTLVMIKIANFFIHLWWLVILAMIIGGYFLVQYLKTEQGIRTKDTFKLNIPMFKGMFRKMYMARFARTGQVLLSTGVPMLDMLRITSDAVNNVIISESILRASDKVKGGKALSTSLSNEDYFLAMVPQMIKIGEQSGKIDEMMGKTAQVYEDELDEEIRALSTAIEPVLMVFLAIVAGTMVAAILLPIYSLVGNINIR, encoded by the coding sequence ATGAAGAAATATGATTACGAAGCCAGAGATAGCGCAAGTAATAAAATCGTTAAATCAGTTGTTCAGGCTGATAGTGAAAATGCCGCCGCGAAGCTTTTGACGTCACAAGGGTTTGTGCCATTAAAAATTGAACTACAAGACGATAAGACCAGCTTATTTGCAAAGTTTTCTGGCAGAATTACCACCAAGGATAAGGTTGTATTTACTCGTCAGCTGGCTACACTTATTGGTGCAGGACTACCTTTGGCACAAAGTCTTCGAACGGTTCAGGAGCAAACTACGAATAAGCGCATGCAGGAAATTGTTCAAGAGATTATTTCTGACGTTGAAGGCGGTAAATCCTTGTCCGATTCGTTCGCAAAGCATCCAGAAGCTTTTAACAAAGTTTATGTAGCTTTAGTCTCGGCCGGCGAGACGTCAGGTACGATGGATGATTCGCTTAAGAGGTTAGCTGCTCAGCAGGAAAAAGACGCCGCTATGATGAGTAAAATTAGAGGTGCTATGATGTATCCGTCAATCGTCTTGGTAGTGATTATATTGGTCATCGGATTTATGTTATTTACGGTTGTTCCGCAAGTTGAGGGGCTGTACCGTGACTTAAATAAAGAGTTGCCATTTGTAACTCTTGTGATGATTAAAATAGCGAACTTTTTTATTCATCTTTGGTGGCTTGTTATATTGGCAATGATTATCGGCGGTTATTTCCTAGTACAATATTTGAAAACTGAGCAGGGAATTAGGACTAAAGACACCTTTAAGCTCAATATCCCAATGTTCAAGGGGATGTTCAGAAAAATGTATATGGCACGATTTGCCAGGACTGGTCAAGTTCTTCTGAGTACTGGCGTTCCGATGCTTGATATGCTTCGTATTACGTCTGATGCTGTCAATAACGTGATTATTAGCGAAAGCATACTTCGCGCATCAGACAAGGTGAAGGGTGGTAAGGCTTTGTCGACTTCTTTATCTAATGAAGATTATTTCCTAGCAATGGTGCCGCAGATGATTAAAATCGGTGAGCAGTCGGGTAAAATTGATGAGATGATGGGTAAGACCGCTCAAGTGTATGAAGATGAGCTTGATGAGGAAATTCGCGCCTTGTCGACGGCGATAGAGCCAGTTTTGATGGTCTTCTTAGCTATAGTTGCAGGTACGATGGTCGCGGCTATCTTGCTTCCAATCTATAGCTTGGTTGGCAACATCAATATTCGCTAG